One genomic segment of Cololabis saira isolate AMF1-May2022 chromosome 22, fColSai1.1, whole genome shotgun sequence includes these proteins:
- the fbxo15 gene encoding F-box only protein 15 isoform X1, with amino-acid sequence MKASKAAVSSQRAVRTSKRADKSSPASTQCFMERLPSEVLTKILSYLDASALFSISHTNKLFYLLASDDILWKKIYMSEFCKNKKQIPKFLDALKMESEDHVTGYWKSQYFKTIATRDLKKWKRLLGPISFHTGLPSQTEQVLRNLRVAWELTVTSTSGHESTLELSCSHFSETSVTLCWSAGCYLPNYEQISTLQLHGVRRITPNCPSLKKRSLMLRLDMHTLNKNAQTFGQDSLVQMKLLQPGVIVGVWRDQCSVAFITFTLHIHRLVERSSQGSSACTYVEPIVKPPFDDTDPEYGLHGYQLHIVLHNTVCKVMSESFSQLFCRRAQISDGLVQFTAVNRTNLSQHIALSGTISLPWQCEALQGTVENCCIMSLTLLDEFRKPFRCATSPVSMELDDTSVCYDYDGDQYMIHYQDSGIQVKMQLVQLKDQKQVILISLVVFLSVGDVNKHFSRDY; translated from the exons ATGAAGGCTTCAAAAGCAGCAGTTTCCAGTCAGCGGGCAGTCAGGACGTCCAAAAGAGCTGACAAATCATCTCCAGCGTCCACGCAGTGCTTCATGGAAAG acTGCCATCAGAAGTTCTTACAAAGATTTTGTCATATCTGGATGCCTCGGCACTTTTCAGCATCAGCCACACCAATAAGCTTTTCTATCTGCTTGCCAGTGATGA CATTCTGTGGAAAAAGATATACATGTCTGAGTTTTGCAAGAATAAAAAGCAGATACCGAAGTTCCTGGATGCATTGAAGATGGAAAGCGAGGATCATGTTACGGGCTACTGGAAGTCCCAGTATTTCAAGACCATCGCAACCCGTGATTTGAAAAAGTGGAAACGACTTCTTGGACCCATCAGCTTTCACACGGGTCTACCCAGCCAAACGGAGCAAGTCCTCAG aAACTTGCGTGTCGCCTGGGAGCTGACGGTCACTTCTACGTCGGGACACGAGAGCACTTTGGAGCTGAGTTGTTCCCACTTCTCAGAGACTTCTGTGACTCTGTGCTGGAGTGCAGGATGCTACTTGCCCAACTATGAGCAGATTTCCACCCTTCAGCTCCACGGTGTCAGGAGGATCACACCCAACTGCCCCAGCCTTAAGAA GAGGTCTCTCATGTTACGGCTTGACATGCACACTCTAAATAAAAACGCGCAGACCTTTGGCCAGGACAGTCTGGTGCAGATGAAGTTGCTTCAGCCTGGAGTCATCGTCGGTGTCTGGAGG GACCAGTGCTCTGTGGCCTTCATCACGTTCACCCTCCACATCCACAGGCTGGTTGAGAGGAGCAGTCAGGGATCTTCTGCCTG TACCTACGTGGAACCAATCGTCAAACCTCCTTTTGATGACACAGACCCTGAATACGGTCTTCATGGTTACCAACTACACATTGTTCTTCACAACACGGTCTGCAAAGTCATGTCTGAAAGCTTCTCCCAGCTCTTCTGCCGCAGAG CTCAGATCTCTGATGGGCTCGTCCAGTTCACCGCTGTTAACAGGACAAACTTGTCACAGCACATCGCTCTGTCTGGCACCATCAGCCTGCCCTGGCAGTGTGAGGCCCTGCAGGGCACTGTGGAG AATTGCTGCATCATGAGTCTCACTCTGCTAGATGAATTCAGAAAACCCTTCAGATGTGCCACTTCTCCTGTTTCCATGGAGCTGGATGACACTTCTGTTTGCTATGACTATGATGGGGACCAGTACATGATCCACTATCAGGACTCAGGCATCCAGGTGAAGATGCAGCTCGTACAGCTGAAGGACCAGAAGCAGGTTATCCTCATCAGTTTAGTAGTCTTTTTAAGTGTTGGTGATGTCAACAAGCATTTCAGTAGAGATTACTGA
- the fbxo15 gene encoding F-box only protein 15 isoform X2, with amino-acid sequence MKASKAAVSSQRAVRTSKRADKSSPASTQCFMESILWKKIYMSEFCKNKKQIPKFLDALKMESEDHVTGYWKSQYFKTIATRDLKKWKRLLGPISFHTGLPSQTEQVLRNLRVAWELTVTSTSGHESTLELSCSHFSETSVTLCWSAGCYLPNYEQISTLQLHGVRRITPNCPSLKKRSLMLRLDMHTLNKNAQTFGQDSLVQMKLLQPGVIVGVWRDQCSVAFITFTLHIHRLVERSSQGSSACTYVEPIVKPPFDDTDPEYGLHGYQLHIVLHNTVCKVMSESFSQLFCRRAQISDGLVQFTAVNRTNLSQHIALSGTISLPWQCEALQGTVENCCIMSLTLLDEFRKPFRCATSPVSMELDDTSVCYDYDGDQYMIHYQDSGIQVKMQLVQLKDQKQVILISLVVFLSVGDVNKHFSRDY; translated from the exons ATGAAGGCTTCAAAAGCAGCAGTTTCCAGTCAGCGGGCAGTCAGGACGTCCAAAAGAGCTGACAAATCATCTCCAGCGTCCACGCAGTGCTTCATGGAAAG CATTCTGTGGAAAAAGATATACATGTCTGAGTTTTGCAAGAATAAAAAGCAGATACCGAAGTTCCTGGATGCATTGAAGATGGAAAGCGAGGATCATGTTACGGGCTACTGGAAGTCCCAGTATTTCAAGACCATCGCAACCCGTGATTTGAAAAAGTGGAAACGACTTCTTGGACCCATCAGCTTTCACACGGGTCTACCCAGCCAAACGGAGCAAGTCCTCAG aAACTTGCGTGTCGCCTGGGAGCTGACGGTCACTTCTACGTCGGGACACGAGAGCACTTTGGAGCTGAGTTGTTCCCACTTCTCAGAGACTTCTGTGACTCTGTGCTGGAGTGCAGGATGCTACTTGCCCAACTATGAGCAGATTTCCACCCTTCAGCTCCACGGTGTCAGGAGGATCACACCCAACTGCCCCAGCCTTAAGAA GAGGTCTCTCATGTTACGGCTTGACATGCACACTCTAAATAAAAACGCGCAGACCTTTGGCCAGGACAGTCTGGTGCAGATGAAGTTGCTTCAGCCTGGAGTCATCGTCGGTGTCTGGAGG GACCAGTGCTCTGTGGCCTTCATCACGTTCACCCTCCACATCCACAGGCTGGTTGAGAGGAGCAGTCAGGGATCTTCTGCCTG TACCTACGTGGAACCAATCGTCAAACCTCCTTTTGATGACACAGACCCTGAATACGGTCTTCATGGTTACCAACTACACATTGTTCTTCACAACACGGTCTGCAAAGTCATGTCTGAAAGCTTCTCCCAGCTCTTCTGCCGCAGAG CTCAGATCTCTGATGGGCTCGTCCAGTTCACCGCTGTTAACAGGACAAACTTGTCACAGCACATCGCTCTGTCTGGCACCATCAGCCTGCCCTGGCAGTGTGAGGCCCTGCAGGGCACTGTGGAG AATTGCTGCATCATGAGTCTCACTCTGCTAGATGAATTCAGAAAACCCTTCAGATGTGCCACTTCTCCTGTTTCCATGGAGCTGGATGACACTTCTGTTTGCTATGACTATGATGGGGACCAGTACATGATCCACTATCAGGACTCAGGCATCCAGGTGAAGATGCAGCTCGTACAGCTGAAGGACCAGAAGCAGGTTATCCTCATCAGTTTAGTAGTCTTTTTAAGTGTTGGTGATGTCAACAAGCATTTCAGTAGAGATTACTGA
- the fbxo15 gene encoding F-box only protein 15 isoform X3, translating to MSEFCKNKKQIPKFLDALKMESEDHVTGYWKSQYFKTIATRDLKKWKRLLGPISFHTGLPSQTEQVLRNLRVAWELTVTSTSGHESTLELSCSHFSETSVTLCWSAGCYLPNYEQISTLQLHGVRRITPNCPSLKKRSLMLRLDMHTLNKNAQTFGQDSLVQMKLLQPGVIVGVWRDQCSVAFITFTLHIHRLVERSSQGSSACTYVEPIVKPPFDDTDPEYGLHGYQLHIVLHNTVCKVMSESFSQLFCRRAQISDGLVQFTAVNRTNLSQHIALSGTISLPWQCEALQGTVENCCIMSLTLLDEFRKPFRCATSPVSMELDDTSVCYDYDGDQYMIHYQDSGIQVKMQLVQLKDQKQVILISLVVFLSVGDVNKHFSRDY from the exons ATGTCTGAGTTTTGCAAGAATAAAAAGCAGATACCGAAGTTCCTGGATGCATTGAAGATGGAAAGCGAGGATCATGTTACGGGCTACTGGAAGTCCCAGTATTTCAAGACCATCGCAACCCGTGATTTGAAAAAGTGGAAACGACTTCTTGGACCCATCAGCTTTCACACGGGTCTACCCAGCCAAACGGAGCAAGTCCTCAG aAACTTGCGTGTCGCCTGGGAGCTGACGGTCACTTCTACGTCGGGACACGAGAGCACTTTGGAGCTGAGTTGTTCCCACTTCTCAGAGACTTCTGTGACTCTGTGCTGGAGTGCAGGATGCTACTTGCCCAACTATGAGCAGATTTCCACCCTTCAGCTCCACGGTGTCAGGAGGATCACACCCAACTGCCCCAGCCTTAAGAA GAGGTCTCTCATGTTACGGCTTGACATGCACACTCTAAATAAAAACGCGCAGACCTTTGGCCAGGACAGTCTGGTGCAGATGAAGTTGCTTCAGCCTGGAGTCATCGTCGGTGTCTGGAGG GACCAGTGCTCTGTGGCCTTCATCACGTTCACCCTCCACATCCACAGGCTGGTTGAGAGGAGCAGTCAGGGATCTTCTGCCTG TACCTACGTGGAACCAATCGTCAAACCTCCTTTTGATGACACAGACCCTGAATACGGTCTTCATGGTTACCAACTACACATTGTTCTTCACAACACGGTCTGCAAAGTCATGTCTGAAAGCTTCTCCCAGCTCTTCTGCCGCAGAG CTCAGATCTCTGATGGGCTCGTCCAGTTCACCGCTGTTAACAGGACAAACTTGTCACAGCACATCGCTCTGTCTGGCACCATCAGCCTGCCCTGGCAGTGTGAGGCCCTGCAGGGCACTGTGGAG AATTGCTGCATCATGAGTCTCACTCTGCTAGATGAATTCAGAAAACCCTTCAGATGTGCCACTTCTCCTGTTTCCATGGAGCTGGATGACACTTCTGTTTGCTATGACTATGATGGGGACCAGTACATGATCCACTATCAGGACTCAGGCATCCAGGTGAAGATGCAGCTCGTACAGCTGAAGGACCAGAAGCAGGTTATCCTCATCAGTTTAGTAGTCTTTTTAAGTGTTGGTGATGTCAACAAGCATTTCAGTAGAGATTACTGA